Proteins encoded in a region of the Streptomyces akebiae genome:
- a CDS encoding family 43 glycosylhydrolase, whose protein sequence is MRPTARTLLLPLLALVLGLLAAPPGAAQPAPDSSPRPARSEKKPEYAGYLFAYFTGEGTADGEQIRYALSRGDDALHWRELNAGKPVLTSTIGEKGLRDPSVIRAPGGDKFYMIATDLRMYRNSSGSWDQVQRHGSKSIMIWESTDLVHWTDQRLVKVSPDKAGNTWAPEAYWDDSLGEFVVFWASKLYADDDPDHTGSTYNKMLYATTKDFRTFSEPKVWDDPGYSVIDSTVVKHKGTYYRYTKDERDPTSSSPCSKFITAEKSTSLTDTSYDFVSDCVGSGSIDRGEGPTVFKSNTEEKWYLFIDEYGGRGYVPFETTDLDSGKWTMSKNYQLPASPRHGTVMPVTQEEYDRLLAAYPVSPASVVDATVKGQKGYAIVTEAANKVVLPMGPDTGEAALRRLAPELRLGEGATVSPRSGTRRDFRKPQKYTVTAADGTQRVWTVEAVPARSPVLPGLYADPDVTYMDGRYWIYPTTDGFPGWSGTRFKAFSSKDLVHWKDHGVILDLGPDVSWADKNAWAPAIAERNGKYYFYFCAEQQIGVAVADSPAGPFEDALGKPLVAKGGSLKGQMIDPSVFTDGDGRSYLYWGNGHGYVVPLNDDMVSFDPGQVKDITPDDFREGSFVIEREGTYYFMWSEDDTRSENYHVAYATGPSPLGPWTKRGTILSKRPEYGILATGHHSVVNAPGTDDWYMVYHRFALNGPGRPGGDGTHRETTVDRMEFAADGTIRPVVPTLESIRPVRRP, encoded by the coding sequence ATGCGCCCCACCGCCCGTACGCTCCTGCTTCCCCTCCTGGCCCTCGTCCTCGGCCTCCTGGCCGCCCCACCGGGCGCCGCCCAACCGGCGCCCGACTCCTCCCCACGGCCCGCACGCTCCGAGAAGAAACCGGAGTACGCCGGTTATCTCTTCGCCTACTTCACCGGCGAGGGCACCGCCGACGGCGAGCAGATCCGCTACGCCCTCAGCCGGGGCGACGACGCCCTGCACTGGCGGGAGCTGAACGCCGGGAAGCCGGTCCTCACCTCGACGATCGGCGAGAAGGGGCTGCGCGACCCGTCCGTGATCCGCGCCCCCGGCGGCGACAAGTTCTACATGATCGCCACCGATCTGCGGATGTACCGCAACAGCAGCGGCAGTTGGGACCAGGTCCAGAGACACGGCAGCAAGTCGATCATGATCTGGGAGTCCACGGACCTGGTGCACTGGACCGACCAGCGGCTGGTGAAGGTCTCGCCCGACAAGGCGGGCAACACCTGGGCGCCGGAGGCCTACTGGGACGACAGCCTGGGTGAGTTCGTCGTCTTCTGGGCGTCGAAGCTGTACGCCGACGACGACCCGGACCACACCGGCTCGACCTACAACAAGATGCTGTACGCGACGACCAAGGACTTCCGCACCTTCAGCGAGCCGAAGGTCTGGGACGATCCCGGCTACTCGGTCATCGACTCGACGGTGGTCAAGCACAAGGGCACGTACTACCGGTACACCAAGGACGAGCGGGACCCCACCTCCTCCAGCCCGTGCTCGAAGTTCATCACCGCGGAGAAGTCGACGTCGCTCACCGACACCTCGTACGACTTCGTCTCGGACTGCGTCGGCAGCGGCTCCATCGACCGCGGTGAGGGCCCGACGGTGTTCAAGTCCAACACCGAGGAGAAGTGGTACCTGTTCATCGACGAGTACGGCGGCCGCGGCTACGTCCCCTTCGAGACCACCGACCTCGACTCGGGCAAGTGGACCATGTCGAAGAACTACCAGCTTCCCGCGAGCCCGCGCCACGGCACGGTGATGCCGGTGACGCAGGAGGAGTACGACCGGCTGCTGGCCGCGTACCCGGTGAGCCCCGCCTCGGTCGTGGACGCGACGGTGAAGGGCCAGAAGGGGTACGCGATCGTCACGGAGGCCGCGAACAAGGTCGTCCTGCCGATGGGGCCGGACACCGGCGAAGCAGCCCTGCGACGGCTGGCGCCGGAGCTCCGGCTCGGTGAGGGCGCGACGGTGAGCCCGCGGTCGGGCACCCGACGCGACTTCCGCAAGCCGCAGAAGTACACGGTCACCGCCGCCGACGGCACGCAACGCGTCTGGACGGTCGAGGCGGTGCCGGCCCGCAGCCCGGTCCTGCCCGGCCTCTACGCCGACCCCGATGTCACGTACATGGACGGCCGCTACTGGATCTACCCGACCACGGACGGCTTCCCCGGCTGGAGCGGCACACGGTTCAAGGCGTTCTCGTCGAAGGACCTCGTCCACTGGAAGGACCACGGCGTCATCCTCGACCTGGGACCCGACGTGTCCTGGGCCGACAAGAACGCCTGGGCCCCGGCGATCGCCGAACGGAACGGCAAGTACTACTTCTACTTCTGCGCCGAGCAGCAGATCGGTGTGGCGGTGGCCGACTCCCCCGCCGGTCCGTTCGAGGACGCCCTCGGAAAGCCCCTGGTCGCCAAGGGCGGGTCGCTGAAGGGCCAGATGATCGACCCGTCGGTCTTCACCGACGGCGACGGGCGGTCGTACCTGTACTGGGGCAACGGACACGGCTACGTGGTGCCGCTGAACGACGACATGGTGTCGTTCGACCCGGGTCAGGTGAAGGACATCACCCCGGACGACTTCCGGGAGGGCTCCTTCGTGATCGAGCGTGAGGGCACGTACTACTTCATGTGGTCCGAGGACGACACCCGCAGCGAGAACTACCACGTGGCCTACGCGACCGGACCGTCCCCGCTGGGCCCGTGGACCAAACGGGGCACGATCCTGTCCAAGCGTCCCGAGTACGGCATCCTCGCCACCGGCCATCACTCGGTGGTGAACGCACCGGGCACGGACGACTGGTACATGGTGTACCACCGGTTCGCCCTCAACGGCCCCGGCAGGCCCGGCGGGGACGGCACCCACCGCGAGACGACCGTCGACCGCATGGAGTTCGCGGCCGACGGCACGATCCGGCCGGTGGTGCCGACCCTGGAGTCGATCAGGCCGGTGCGGCGCCCGTAG
- a CDS encoding right-handed parallel beta-helix repeat-containing protein codes for MRQTSGRHRRTRTLSIAAAVSVAAGAGGVHLGLTHDGAQAAATTVTVSSTASLEAAVAGARAGTTIQVRAGTYRPTRTLKSTANGTPSARITLTALRGEKVRIDGSALPAGSWLAGIYGDHWTVSGITFQNSPAQGLVVTSSVGGIFENLVTANNGDSGFTLRGDGTTDNLVRNLDSHGNYDAATHGQNADGIAVKFGSGTGNRITGARLYGNADDGLDLWQFSSSVTIDHSWAFGNGRNRWKDSAFEGNGNGFKLGGGGASVAHSVNNNAAWDNTLHGFTENSNTGAILLNRNTAYGNKATGFYFSTGKARLARNLAVGNGTGKAKQGSATVSAANNWDSGITTPAFRSTDAATAYAARRTDGSLPITTFLTTGSKAIGATMN; via the coding sequence GTGCGTCAGACCTCTGGACGCCACCGAAGAACCCGGACCCTGTCGATCGCCGCCGCCGTGTCCGTCGCCGCGGGGGCCGGCGGCGTCCACCTCGGCCTCACGCACGACGGTGCCCAGGCCGCCGCCACCACCGTCACCGTCTCCAGCACCGCGTCGCTGGAGGCGGCCGTGGCCGGCGCCCGAGCGGGTACGACGATCCAGGTCCGCGCCGGCACCTACCGGCCGACGCGGACCCTGAAGTCCACCGCGAACGGCACCCCCTCCGCCCGGATCACGCTCACCGCTCTCCGCGGCGAGAAGGTCAGGATCGACGGGTCCGCGCTGCCCGCCGGCTCCTGGCTCGCCGGGATCTACGGCGACCACTGGACGGTCTCCGGCATCACCTTCCAGAACTCCCCGGCCCAGGGCCTGGTCGTCACGTCCTCGGTCGGCGGGATCTTCGAGAACCTCGTGACCGCGAACAACGGCGACTCCGGCTTCACGCTGCGCGGTGACGGCACGACGGACAACCTCGTACGGAACCTGGACAGTCACGGCAACTACGACGCCGCGACCCACGGCCAGAACGCCGACGGCATCGCCGTGAAGTTCGGCTCCGGCACCGGCAACAGGATCACCGGAGCGCGCCTCTACGGCAACGCGGACGACGGCCTCGACCTCTGGCAGTTCTCCTCGTCCGTCACCATCGACCACTCCTGGGCCTTCGGCAACGGCAGGAACCGCTGGAAGGACTCCGCGTTCGAGGGCAACGGCAACGGGTTCAAGCTGGGCGGCGGCGGGGCCTCGGTCGCGCACTCGGTCAACAACAACGCGGCCTGGGACAACACGCTGCACGGGTTCACCGAGAACTCCAACACCGGCGCGATCCTGCTGAACCGGAACACGGCGTACGGCAACAAGGCGACCGGGTTCTACTTCTCCACCGGCAAGGCCCGGCTGGCGCGGAACCTCGCGGTGGGCAACGGGACGGGGAAGGCGAAGCAGGGCTCCGCCACGGTCTCGGCAGCCAACAACTGGGACAGCGGCATCACCACGCCGGCCTTCCGCTCGACGGACGCGGCCACCGCGTACGCCGCCCGGCGCACGGACGGGTCCCTGCCGATCACGACGTTCCTCACCACGGGCTCCAAGGCCATCGGCGCGACGATGAACTGA
- a CDS encoding pectate lyase, translating into MTAPAEQRVRHRRRVTGRRAVIGSVAALALTGGALFTTSLLSPADAAATWPTAKGSKAVSSTIEVKGTYDGKLRKFFGKGALGGGGQDEGQDPVFELADGAVLKNVIIGLPGADGVHCKGSCTLKNVWWLDVGEDAASFKGTSSKAVYKVIGGGAKKASDKVFQFNGAGRLSITGFRVRDSGKLVRSCGNCKKQYKRTIVLSDIDVVAPLQAIVGVNANYRDTATLSKIRIHGDPKKKVKTCVRFKGNSSGKEPTRIGVGADGTTCKFSSSAITYK; encoded by the coding sequence ATGACCGCACCTGCAGAGCAGCGCGTCCGGCACCGCCGTCGGGTCACGGGCCGGAGGGCCGTGATCGGCTCGGTGGCCGCCCTCGCCCTCACCGGCGGGGCGCTCTTCACGACGTCGCTGCTGTCCCCCGCCGACGCCGCCGCCACCTGGCCGACGGCCAAGGGCAGCAAGGCCGTCTCCTCGACGATCGAGGTGAAGGGCACCTACGACGGCAAGCTGAGGAAGTTCTTCGGCAAGGGCGCGCTCGGCGGCGGCGGCCAGGACGAGGGGCAGGACCCGGTCTTCGAGCTGGCCGACGGTGCCGTCCTCAAGAACGTGATCATCGGTCTTCCGGGGGCGGACGGGGTGCACTGCAAGGGCAGTTGCACCCTGAAGAACGTGTGGTGGCTGGATGTCGGCGAGGACGCGGCCAGCTTCAAGGGCACGTCGTCGAAGGCCGTGTACAAGGTCATCGGCGGGGGCGCGAAGAAGGCCTCGGACAAGGTGTTCCAGTTCAACGGCGCCGGCAGGCTCAGCATCACCGGCTTCCGGGTGCGGGACTCCGGCAAGCTGGTGCGCTCCTGCGGCAACTGCAAGAAGCAGTACAAGCGCACGATCGTGCTGAGCGACATCGACGTCGTGGCGCCCCTGCAGGCGATCGTCGGCGTGAACGCCAACTACCGCGACACCGCGACGCTGTCGAAGATCCGCATCCACGGCGACCCGAAGAAGAAGGTCAAGACCTGCGTGCGCTTCAAGGGCAACAGCTCGGGCAAGGAGCCGACCCGGATCGGCGTCGGCGCGGACGGGACCACCTGCAAGTTCTCGTCATCCGCCATCACCTACAAGTGA
- a CDS encoding SigE family RNA polymerase sigma factor codes for MGTVVDDAASVEFHAFFERHYAELSRLAHLLTGEADAADDLAADALLAMWHRWDRVRAADHPVAYARGVVANLARTRIRSAVRERRRITLFWSQREEKTENPDVPGVVDVQSALRRLPFRKRACVVLRHAFDLSEKDTALALGVSVGTVKSQTSKGMAELQKLLGTEDAPQRMHAGIAGGGVTKPRVTRAGVTGTGGRDR; via the coding sequence GTGGGCACAGTCGTCGACGACGCAGCCTCCGTGGAGTTCCACGCCTTCTTCGAACGGCACTATGCCGAACTCTCGCGTCTGGCACACCTGTTGACGGGTGAGGCGGACGCCGCCGACGACCTGGCCGCGGACGCGTTGCTCGCGATGTGGCACCGTTGGGACCGGGTCCGAGCGGCGGACCATCCGGTGGCGTACGCCCGTGGCGTCGTCGCCAACCTGGCCCGCACCCGGATCCGCAGCGCGGTCCGTGAGCGCCGCAGGATCACGCTGTTCTGGTCGCAGCGCGAGGAGAAGACCGAGAATCCCGATGTGCCCGGCGTGGTCGACGTCCAGTCGGCGCTGCGCAGGCTGCCGTTCCGCAAGCGGGCCTGTGTGGTCCTGCGTCATGCCTTCGACCTCTCGGAGAAGGACACGGCGCTCGCCCTCGGCGTCTCGGTCGGTACGGTGAAGAGCCAGACGTCCAAGGGGATGGCCGAGTTGCAGAAGCTGCTCGGCACCGAGGACGCGCCGCAGCGGATGCACGCGGGCATCGCGGGCGGGGGCGTCACGAAACCGCGCGTGACCCGCGCGGGCGTGACCGGCACCGGAGGAAGGGACCGATGA
- a CDS encoding NCS2 family permease — protein sequence MSDAQKVADRPAAEPPGANSVDRFFKISARGSTFAREIRGGFATFFTMAYILVLNPIILGSAKDKYGHTLDGAELVTATALVAAVMTIIMGVGGNLPLALAAGLGLNAVVAFQIAPLMSWSDAMGLVVLEGLLICVLVVTGLREAVMHAIPQALKQAISVGIGLFIAFIGFVDAGFVTRIPDIANTTVPVQLGAGGALSGWPILVFCAGVLLTVALLARKVKGAILISILTMTVVAIVINSVADIKSWGLTTPKVPDDIVAAPEFGLIGDFSLFGSFGETTVITVVLLIFTLLLSDFFDTMGTVVGITAEAGLLDEEGKVPNLGRVLLIDGAAAVAGGAASSSSATSYIESAAGVGEGARTGFSNLITGGLFAVALFLTPLLTIVPMQAAAPALVAVGFLMMTQVKNIDWDRYEIAIPAFLTIAVMPFTYSITNGIGAGFLAFVLIKTVLGKAKEIHWLLWATSALFLVYFAINPIQQLFGVK from the coding sequence ATGTCCGACGCACAGAAGGTGGCCGACCGGCCCGCAGCCGAGCCACCCGGGGCGAACAGCGTCGATCGCTTCTTCAAGATCAGCGCCCGGGGGTCCACCTTCGCCCGTGAGATACGCGGCGGCTTCGCCACGTTCTTCACGATGGCGTACATCCTTGTCCTGAATCCCATCATCCTCGGCAGCGCGAAGGACAAGTACGGCCACACCCTCGACGGCGCCGAACTCGTCACCGCGACCGCCCTCGTGGCCGCCGTGATGACGATCATCATGGGTGTCGGAGGAAACCTTCCGCTGGCGCTCGCCGCGGGCCTCGGTCTCAACGCGGTCGTCGCCTTCCAGATAGCCCCGCTGATGAGCTGGTCCGACGCGATGGGCCTGGTCGTCCTCGAAGGCCTGCTGATCTGCGTCCTGGTGGTGACCGGCCTGCGTGAGGCCGTCATGCACGCCATTCCGCAGGCGCTGAAGCAGGCGATCAGCGTCGGCATCGGCCTGTTCATCGCCTTCATCGGCTTCGTCGACGCCGGGTTCGTCACCCGTATCCCGGACATCGCGAACACCACCGTGCCGGTCCAGCTCGGCGCCGGCGGCGCACTGTCCGGCTGGCCCATCCTGGTCTTCTGCGCCGGCGTCCTGCTGACCGTCGCGCTGCTCGCCCGCAAGGTGAAGGGCGCGATCCTGATCAGCATCCTGACGATGACGGTCGTTGCGATCGTGATCAATTCGGTGGCCGACATCAAGAGCTGGGGCCTGACCACCCCGAAGGTCCCCGACGACATCGTCGCCGCCCCCGAGTTCGGACTGATCGGCGACTTCAGCCTCTTCGGCTCGTTCGGCGAGACCACCGTCATCACGGTCGTCCTGCTGATCTTCACCCTGCTGCTCTCGGACTTCTTCGACACCATGGGCACGGTCGTCGGTATCACCGCCGAGGCGGGCCTGCTCGACGAGGAGGGCAAGGTCCCGAACCTCGGCCGGGTCCTCCTCATCGACGGCGCCGCCGCCGTCGCGGGCGGCGCGGCCTCCTCGTCCTCCGCGACCTCCTACATCGAGTCCGCGGCCGGCGTCGGCGAGGGCGCACGCACCGGGTTCTCCAACCTGATCACCGGCGGCCTCTTCGCGGTGGCGCTCTTCCTCACCCCGCTGCTGACCATCGTCCCCATGCAGGCCGCCGCGCCGGCGCTCGTCGCCGTCGGCTTCCTGATGATGACCCAGGTCAAGAACATCGACTGGGACAGGTACGAGATCGCGATCCCGGCGTTCCTCACCATCGCGGTGATGCCGTTCACGTACTCCATCACCAACGGCATCGGCGCGGGCTTCCTCGCCTTCGTCCTCATCAAGACGGTCCTCGGCAAGGCGAAGGAGATCCACTGGCTGCTGTGGGCGACCTCGGCGCTGTTCCTGGTGTACTTCGCGATCAACCCGATCCAGCAGCTGTTCGGCGTGAAGTAG
- a CDS encoding peptidoglycan D,D-transpeptidase FtsI family protein, whose protein sequence is MNKTIRRSAVFSLLLVLALLVRATWVQFYEGTALADDQNNRRNAIRTYADPLGNIIVAGDSITGSARTENSDLAYKRTYKDGELYAAVTGYASQAYAPTQLEGVYQDLLDGTDLRLKTVMDTVTGQRAEPGNVITTIDPAVQKAAYDALGDKKGAAVAIDPTTGKILAVVSTPSYDPSSLTDAGTAGTAWKKLNADEDKPLTNRALRQPLPPGSTFKLVVAAAALEDGLYSSVDEKTVSPDPYTLPETETELSNENPSAPCENATIRTALQYSCNNVFAKMAVDLGQDKVRATAEKFGFDDKTQDVPVRAYESVYPSDMNKPSTALTGIGQYDVTATPLQMAMVSAAIANGGKLVAPHMVAQITNGGGDVLEDYDSEADTKEIMSSDTAEQLQSAMRTVVEDGTGTNARISGATVGGKTGTAQHGENNSKTPYAWFTSYAKADGKEVAVAVVVEQSNAARSEVSGNGLAAPVAKAVMEAALKG, encoded by the coding sequence ATGAACAAGACGATCAGGCGCTCCGCCGTCTTCTCCCTGCTGCTCGTGCTCGCCCTGCTGGTCAGGGCGACGTGGGTGCAGTTCTACGAAGGGACGGCGCTCGCGGACGACCAGAACAACCGGCGCAACGCGATCCGGACGTACGCCGACCCGCTCGGGAACATCATCGTGGCGGGCGACTCGATCACCGGCTCGGCCCGTACCGAGAACAGCGACCTCGCCTACAAGCGCACGTACAAGGACGGCGAGCTGTACGCGGCGGTCACGGGCTACGCCTCGCAGGCCTACGCGCCCACCCAGCTGGAGGGTGTCTACCAGGACCTGCTCGACGGCACCGACCTGCGGCTGAAGACCGTCATGGACACGGTCACCGGGCAGCGCGCCGAACCGGGCAATGTGATCACCACCATCGATCCGGCCGTGCAGAAGGCGGCGTACGACGCGCTCGGCGACAAGAAGGGCGCGGCCGTCGCGATCGACCCGACGACGGGGAAGATCCTCGCGGTGGTGTCGACTCCGTCGTACGACCCGTCCTCCCTCACCGACGCCGGCACCGCCGGTACGGCCTGGAAGAAGCTCAACGCGGACGAGGACAAGCCGCTGACCAACCGGGCACTGCGCCAGCCGCTGCCGCCGGGGTCGACGTTCAAGCTGGTCGTGGCGGCGGCCGCGCTGGAGGACGGGCTGTACTCGTCGGTGGACGAGAAGACGGTCAGCCCGGACCCGTACACGCTGCCGGAGACCGAGACGGAGCTGTCCAACGAGAATCCGAGCGCGCCCTGCGAGAACGCCACGATCCGTACGGCGCTGCAGTACTCGTGCAACAACGTCTTCGCGAAGATGGCCGTCGACCTCGGGCAGGACAAGGTGCGGGCGACGGCCGAGAAGTTCGGCTTCGACGACAAGACGCAGGACGTGCCGGTGCGGGCGTACGAGAGCGTCTATCCGTCGGACATGAACAAGCCCTCCACGGCTCTGACGGGCATCGGCCAGTACGACGTCACCGCGACGCCGCTCCAGATGGCGATGGTGTCGGCGGCGATAGCCAACGGCGGCAAGCTCGTCGCGCCGCACATGGTGGCGCAGATCACCAACGGCGGTGGGGACGTCCTGGAGGACTACGACTCCGAGGCGGACACGAAGGAGATCATGAGCTCCGACACCGCCGAGCAGTTGCAGTCGGCGATGCGGACGGTCGTCGAGGACGGCACCGGCACCAACGCGCGGATCAGCGGGGCGACGGTGGGCGGCAAGACCGGTACGGCCCAGCACGGCGAGAACAACAGCAAGACGCCGTACGCCTGGTTCACCTCGTACGCGAAGGCCGACGGCAAGGAGGTCGCCGTCGCGGTCGTCGTCGAGCAGTCGAACGCGGCGCGGTCGGAGGTCAGCGGCAACGGGCTGGCGGCGCCGGTCGCGAAGGCCGTGATGGAGGCGGCGTTGAAGGGCTGA
- a CDS encoding IclR family transcriptional regulator: protein MTAVETGGGAQVKSAVRTVELLEYFAGRPGMHSLAAVQEAVGYPKSSLYMLLRTLVELGWVETDATGTRYGIGVRALLVGTSYIDGDEVVALARPTLDRLSDDTTETIHLARLDGTNVVYLATRQSQHYLRPFTRVGRRLPAHSTSLGKALLATHTDEQVRKMLPETLPALTEHTITDRERLIEELRQIREQGFSVDREENTLGLRCFGVAIPYRTPARDAISCSVPVARLTPAHEQLVKDALFDARDRLTLATRRL from the coding sequence ATGACGGCAGTGGAGACGGGCGGCGGAGCACAGGTCAAATCGGCGGTAAGGACCGTTGAGCTGCTCGAATACTTCGCCGGACGCCCCGGTATGCATTCCCTGGCGGCGGTCCAGGAAGCCGTCGGATATCCCAAGTCGAGTCTGTACATGTTGCTGCGCACCCTCGTGGAGCTCGGCTGGGTGGAGACCGACGCGACCGGCACCCGGTACGGCATCGGCGTGCGGGCCCTGCTCGTGGGCACGTCGTACATCGACGGCGACGAGGTGGTGGCGCTGGCCCGGCCGACGCTGGACCGGCTGTCGGACGACACCACCGAGACGATCCACCTGGCCCGGCTCGACGGCACCAACGTCGTTTATCTCGCCACCCGCCAGTCGCAGCACTATCTACGCCCCTTCACCCGGGTCGGCCGCCGGCTGCCCGCCCACTCCACCTCGCTCGGCAAGGCGCTGCTGGCCACCCACACCGACGAGCAGGTCCGCAAGATGCTCCCGGAGACGCTGCCGGCGCTGACCGAGCACACCATCACCGACCGGGAGCGGCTCATCGAGGAGCTGCGCCAGATCCGCGAGCAGGGGTTCTCGGTGGACCGCGAGGAGAACACGCTCGGGCTGCGCTGCTTCGGGGTGGCGATCCCCTACCGCACACCTGCCCGCGACGCGATCAGCTGCTCCGTCCCGGTGGCCCGGCTGACCCCGGCCCACGAGCAGCTGGTCAAGGACGCCCTCTTCGACGCCCGCGACCGGCTGACGCTGGCGACCCGCAGACTCTGA
- a CDS encoding aldehyde dehydrogenase (NADP(+)): MAAAPVWSVDPRTGKQREQVAVEATAQEVDAAVRAAHAARASLADRTVRAAFLRTAAEQLQAAKDQLVEVADAETALGPVRLTGELARTCYQLRAFADIVDEGAFLDVVINHPDDTATPPIPDLRRYKVPLGVVAVYSASNFPFAFSVPGGDTASALAAGCPVVVKAHPDHPALSELVAIVLRRAAAEHGIPEGVLGLVHGFEAGVELVKHPLVTAAGFTGSVRGGRALFDAAAARPVPIPFHGELGSLNPVLITEAAAAERAETIGAGLAGSMTLGVGQFCVKPGLVLAPAGDAGDRLLKSLTDAVSDVDSGVLLDHRMRDNFLAGVAERAELPDVESPVTAGAGGEHTVSPGFLTVPAGKLAVEGEHDLLLEECFGPLTVVARYEDEDEAKSVLSRLPGNLTATVHVSGEEAAEGGRGPELLAELTPLAGRVLVNGWPTGVAVAAAQHHGGPYPATTSTSTSVGGTAIERWLRPVAYQGAPEALLPPELRDDNPLGLPRRFNGVLER; encoded by the coding sequence GTGGCAGCAGCACCAGTCTGGAGTGTCGACCCCCGTACCGGGAAGCAGCGCGAGCAGGTTGCGGTGGAGGCCACAGCCCAGGAGGTGGACGCCGCCGTCCGCGCGGCGCACGCCGCCCGCGCCTCCCTGGCCGACCGCACGGTCCGCGCGGCCTTCCTGCGCACCGCCGCCGAACAGCTCCAGGCGGCCAAGGACCAGCTCGTCGAGGTCGCCGACGCCGAGACGGCGCTCGGCCCGGTCCGGCTCACCGGCGAACTCGCCCGCACCTGTTACCAGCTGCGGGCCTTCGCCGACATCGTCGACGAGGGCGCCTTCCTCGACGTGGTGATCAACCACCCCGACGACACCGCCACCCCGCCCATCCCGGACCTGCGCCGCTACAAGGTCCCCCTCGGCGTCGTGGCCGTCTACTCGGCCTCCAACTTCCCCTTCGCCTTCTCCGTCCCCGGCGGTGACACGGCGAGCGCGCTGGCCGCAGGCTGCCCGGTCGTCGTCAAGGCCCACCCCGACCACCCGGCCCTGTCCGAGCTGGTCGCGATCGTGCTGCGCCGGGCCGCCGCCGAGCACGGCATCCCCGAGGGCGTCCTCGGTCTCGTGCACGGCTTCGAGGCGGGCGTCGAGCTGGTCAAGCACCCGCTCGTCACCGCCGCCGGCTTCACCGGTTCGGTACGCGGCGGCCGTGCCCTCTTCGACGCGGCGGCCGCGCGCCCCGTGCCGATCCCGTTCCACGGCGAGCTGGGCTCCCTGAACCCCGTCCTCATCACCGAGGCCGCCGCCGCCGAGCGCGCCGAGACGATCGGCGCCGGGCTCGCCGGGTCGATGACGCTCGGTGTCGGCCAGTTCTGCGTGAAGCCGGGCCTGGTGCTGGCGCCCGCCGGTGACGCCGGTGACCGGCTGCTCAAGTCGCTCACCGACGCGGTCAGCGACGTCGACTCCGGGGTCCTGCTGGACCACCGGATGCGTGACAACTTCCTCGCCGGGGTCGCCGAGCGTGCCGAGCTGCCGGACGTGGAGTCGCCGGTGACCGCCGGCGCGGGCGGCGAGCACACGGTCAGCCCCGGGTTCCTGACCGTCCCCGCGGGCAAGCTGGCGGTCGAGGGCGAGCACGATCTGCTCCTGGAGGAGTGCTTCGGGCCGCTCACGGTCGTGGCCCGCTACGAGGACGAGGACGAGGCCAAGTCGGTGCTCTCCCGGCTGCCGGGCAACCTCACCGCGACGGTGCACGTGTCGGGCGAGGAGGCGGCCGAGGGAGGGCGCGGACCGGAGCTGCTGGCCGAGCTGACGCCGCTCGCCGGGCGTGTCCTCGTCAACGGCTGGCCGACGGGCGTGGCCGTTGCGGCGGCCCAGCACCACGGTGGGCCGTACCCGGCGACGACCTCCACGTCCACCTCGGTGGGCGGTACGGCGATCGAGCGGTGGCTGCGGCCGGTGGCGTACCAGGGGGCGCCCGAGGCGCTGCTTCCTCCGGAGCTGCGGGACGACAACCCGCTGGGGCTGCCGCGGCGGTTCAACGGGGTGCTGGAGCGCTAG
- a CDS encoding DUF1349 domain-containing protein produces the protein MDVEIPELPFPLRTYGPDGHWSYEDGVLTGWAGARQDRFVPPTDEGLDPKSDAPRLLGSPEGDFQLIARVTVGFAAGFDAGVLYVHVGERAWAKLCLENSPDVPTVCTVVTRGHSDDANSFTVEGSSVWLRVSRTGRAFAFHASRDGKRWTFVRLFTLAGERESGAALVGFMTQSPMGEGCVVTYDEIEFRPNWPEDLRNGS, from the coding sequence ATGGACGTCGAAATTCCCGAACTCCCCTTCCCCCTTCGCACCTATGGCCCCGACGGGCACTGGTCCTACGAGGACGGCGTGCTCACCGGGTGGGCCGGTGCCCGGCAGGACCGTTTCGTGCCGCCCACGGACGAAGGGCTCGACCCGAAGTCGGACGCGCCCCGGCTGTTGGGGTCGCCGGAAGGGGACTTCCAGCTGATAGCCCGCGTCACCGTCGGCTTCGCCGCCGGGTTCGACGCGGGCGTGCTGTATGTGCACGTGGGGGAGCGGGCCTGGGCCAAGCTCTGCCTGGAGAACTCACCCGACGTGCCGACCGTGTGCACGGTGGTCACCCGTGGGCATTCGGACGACGCCAACTCCTTCACCGTCGAGGGCAGTTCGGTCTGGCTCAGGGTCAGCCGCACCGGCCGTGCCTTCGCCTTCCACGCCTCCCGCGACGGCAAGCGGTGGACCTTCGTCCGTCTCTTCACCCTGGCCGGCGAGCGGGAGAGCGGCGCCGCCCTGGTCGGCTTCATGACGCAGTCCCCGATGGGCGAGGGCTGCGTCGTCACCTACGACGAGATCGAGTTCCGCCCGAACTGGCCGGAGGACCTGCGCAACGGCAGCTGA